In Rahnella aceris, the following proteins share a genomic window:
- a CDS encoding glycosyltransferase family 9 protein, whose amino-acid sequence MSYVIIFILLWPFKMLMKPFHQGKGRNLVIQTAKIGDFVNITPLLKHLKKSDVLISKTVLPLAAHDSTIDSIYLIEDYKKSLVSKIGLAFRLLNRYDNIYLLQPNSVNGFYAAFCNAKHKAFLIAYTRKWYHGIFYQTADVVRLHQKTDFTLESYLKLADPSLSAESYTKHATLPLWIPEKTLPELAASKQVKIGISISAGNKAKTIPTAVWIKILNTLAGLPCQFYVFGPENEQKYLDQLLEKLSARENIINLIGKLKLHEVPHAISQMDMYIASDSGNVYIADAVNIPVVCLAGPCDLTEQHPTYAPLILTPEDKKLAPESFIFSAPYQFRHSAEELFSLSDAQLEKIRSFVISKTSQVQHYV is encoded by the coding sequence ATGAGCTACGTGATTATTTTCATCTTGCTGTGGCCGTTCAAAATGCTGATGAAGCCTTTTCATCAGGGCAAAGGGCGAAATCTGGTCATACAAACCGCCAAAATTGGTGATTTCGTCAATATCACGCCTTTACTGAAGCATTTAAAAAAATCAGATGTCTTGATCAGTAAAACGGTTTTGCCTTTGGCTGCACACGATTCGACGATCGATTCTATTTATCTCATTGAAGATTACAAAAAATCTTTAGTCAGTAAAATTGGTCTCGCCTTTCGCCTGCTCAACCGCTACGACAATATTTATCTGCTACAACCTAACAGCGTTAACGGTTTCTATGCCGCCTTCTGTAATGCGAAGCATAAAGCCTTTCTGATCGCTTATACCCGCAAGTGGTATCACGGGATTTTTTATCAGACGGCCGACGTTGTTCGTTTGCATCAGAAAACCGATTTTACGCTGGAAAGTTATCTGAAGCTGGCAGACCCCAGCCTCAGTGCAGAAAGCTATACTAAACATGCCACCCTTCCCTTGTGGATACCTGAAAAAACCTTGCCGGAGCTGGCGGCAAGCAAGCAGGTCAAAATCGGTATCAGCATTTCGGCAGGCAATAAAGCTAAAACAATTCCGACAGCGGTATGGATTAAAATCCTTAATACCCTGGCTGGCCTTCCTTGTCAGTTTTATGTTTTTGGCCCGGAGAATGAGCAGAAATACCTTGATCAGTTGCTGGAAAAACTCAGTGCTCGCGAAAACATCATTAACCTGATCGGTAAGCTAAAATTGCATGAAGTCCCACATGCCATTTCTCAGATGGATATGTATATCGCCTCAGATTCTGGAAACGTGTATATCGCAGATGCGGTGAATATCCCAGTGGTATGTTTAGCGGGTCCTTGTGACTTAACTGAGCAGCATCCAACCTATGCGCCACTCATCCTGACGCCTGAAGATAAAAAACTCGCGCCTGAATCTTTTATTTTCTCAGCACCTTATCAATTCCGGCACAGTGCTGAAGAACTTTTTTCACTCAGTGATGCTCAACTGGAGAAAATACGTTCATTTGTTATAAGCAAAACAAGTCAGGTACAACATTATGTCTGA
- a CDS encoding glycosyltransferase family 8 protein has protein sequence MSDHEYMSYLEHKEELVNNLGDSSLSVVHIAFGINNAYARGMGVTVFSVLKNNPDLAFHIHIFGSALDEISKSRLLELAAKHPLAITCYVFKESAFTDLPLMGRYPQAIYYRLFTPYILSGVTSKLLYLDADTLCLGSYKELSEMDISPYTLAAVNDTQRARNKLCSQLSLTKGNYFNSGFLYINIPQWLEKNTTERIIRTLSLQESEFKFPDQDALNIVLEHEVLLLPKRYNFVCDIILNKVGKRVDIPKDTILIHYTGKCKPWHLWGMGELADIYDQYYAQSPWHAVPHDVPVSYKEMKRYAQALWHKGRYLTSLRWMTKYMNNKIFRKSSL, from the coding sequence ATGTCTGACCATGAATATATGAGCTATCTCGAGCATAAAGAAGAGCTCGTGAATAATTTAGGGGATTCATCACTCTCTGTGGTCCATATCGCATTCGGAATAAATAATGCCTATGCCCGTGGTATGGGGGTCACTGTCTTTTCTGTCCTGAAAAACAACCCTGACTTAGCTTTTCATATTCATATATTTGGCAGTGCGCTCGATGAAATATCAAAATCCCGACTGCTTGAGCTGGCGGCAAAACATCCGCTGGCCATCACCTGTTACGTTTTTAAAGAATCTGCGTTCACTGATTTACCGCTGATGGGGCGCTATCCTCAGGCTATTTATTATCGTTTATTCACTCCCTACATCCTTTCTGGCGTCACATCAAAATTACTCTACCTTGACGCGGACACATTATGTTTAGGCAGTTATAAAGAACTGAGCGAGATGGATATCAGCCCTTATACGCTGGCAGCCGTCAACGATACGCAACGGGCAAGAAATAAACTTTGCTCACAGTTAAGTCTGACAAAGGGAAATTATTTCAACTCAGGATTCTTATACATCAATATCCCTCAATGGCTTGAGAAAAATACAACTGAGCGGATCATCCGGACACTTAGCCTTCAGGAAAGTGAATTTAAATTCCCTGACCAGGACGCACTTAATATTGTCCTGGAACATGAAGTTCTGCTGCTTCCTAAAAGATATAATTTTGTGTGTGACATCATTTTAAATAAAGTGGGAAAGAGAGTTGATATCCCGAAAGATACCATCCTGATTCATTATACGGGTAAATGTAAACCCTGGCACCTTTGGGGAATGGGAGAACTGGCCGATATTTATGATCAATATTATGCGCAATCCCCATGGCACGCAGTCCCACATGACGTGCCGGTTTCCTATAAAGAGATGAAACGCTATGCCCAGGCACTCTGGCATAAGGGTCGCTACCTGACCAGCTTGCGCTGGATGACCAAATATATGAATAATAAGATTTTCAGGAAAAGCTCTTTATGA
- a CDS encoding O-antigen ligase family protein produces the protein MKSNLMAQIKKSSFDDKLASLLFLLITISISFFMYSGEITRNFFYIATYIAVLYFIYVTLRVDKKIKFYPVACTILLLGISKLLWVMLTVNHQYPLIAYHYQISGKRLILASFILYAIEHNIHKWKIPALTVRTGIAIMTILFIVISVIRIIVYLKTGERMKINSDAPTSGAYTFTIFSLLVMYSLKYHALKHYRLICLIVMTLTFAVLAATETRSAIILFILISAGSIIYDFTKSSHTSKIIYGFAIAVLIIAAVTSGHPYYNKVLTRFDNLQNEVTSYNDGERNTSVGARFSMWRAGVDAFKHHPFGQSADSRNTLATTFIDEHEGGNPEALRNLQFHLHNDIIDTMSLQGILGALIMVLFFAVLLLYPFRLVPKGYEFLLLSVPVIYFSMGDTQFYNRESPYFIVLVFAYLMMLRMRPHPPIEKQ, from the coding sequence ATGAAAAGTAATCTGATGGCACAGATAAAAAAATCGTCTTTTGACGATAAACTTGCATCTTTACTATTCTTATTGATTACCATTTCCATTTCTTTCTTTATGTACTCTGGTGAAATAACCCGGAATTTCTTTTATATCGCAACGTATATTGCTGTCCTGTATTTCATCTACGTCACCCTGCGTGTTGATAAGAAAATTAAATTCTACCCGGTTGCCTGCACAATTCTACTTCTGGGTATCAGCAAGTTGCTTTGGGTTATGCTCACCGTAAACCATCAATATCCGCTCATTGCCTATCATTACCAAATTAGCGGTAAGAGACTCATATTAGCTTCATTTATTCTGTATGCCATTGAACATAACATTCACAAATGGAAAATCCCTGCACTGACAGTGCGCACGGGGATAGCTATTATGACGATTCTTTTTATCGTTATATCCGTCATACGAATCATTGTTTATTTAAAGACAGGCGAAAGAATGAAAATAAATTCTGACGCTCCGACTTCCGGCGCCTATACATTTACTATTTTTTCTTTGCTGGTGATGTACAGTCTTAAATATCATGCGTTAAAGCATTACAGGCTCATTTGTCTGATTGTGATGACGCTGACTTTTGCGGTTCTCGCTGCCACAGAAACCCGCTCTGCAATAATACTCTTTATACTTATTAGTGCAGGCAGCATTATTTACGATTTCACCAAAAGCTCGCATACGTCTAAAATTATCTACGGTTTTGCCATTGCGGTCTTAATTATTGCCGCAGTGACTTCTGGTCATCCTTATTACAATAAAGTCCTCACCCGCTTCGATAATCTCCAAAACGAGGTTACCTCTTACAATGACGGGGAGCGTAATACTTCAGTCGGTGCGCGTTTCTCAATGTGGCGAGCCGGAGTGGATGCTTTCAAACATCACCCGTTTGGTCAGTCCGCCGACAGCCGCAATACACTTGCCACCACGTTCATCGATGAGCATGAAGGCGGAAACCCGGAAGCGTTACGCAATCTTCAGTTCCATTTGCACAATGATATTATCGATACAATGTCATTACAGGGAATTTTAGGCGCATTGATTATGGTACTTTTCTTCGCCGTATTATTGCTCTATCCCTTCAGGCTGGTGCCCAAGGGTTACGAATTTTTATTACTGTCGGTCCCGGTAATTTACTTCAGCATGGGTGATACCCAGTTTTACAATCGCGAATCACCGTATTTTATTGTGCTGGTATTTGCCTACCTGATGATGCTCAGGATGAGGCCACATCCCCCGATAGAAAAACAATGA
- a CDS encoding glycosyltransferase gives MPLTTTSDNIKLSAIIPLYNAGEMFRNFMDSLVAQTLTNFEIIIVNDGSTDGSECVAQEYAEKYPHIRVIHQANGGVSRARNAGLDIAKGQYVTFPDADDILYPNMYQTLIELCEQDDLDVAQCNGERYFVGSEKVKPIIPTDRLTSTAVLDGPHWLKMALATNRYLHVVWLGVYRLELIKKHHLYFEPGLHHQDIPWTTEFMFNARRVKYTQEVLYRYYIHGQSISNQKRTGMKNVEYQRHYLKIAKMLDELNKRYKDRVKIYAEFPRQVTREALTVCHSVRREPVQAAQKAMIDDIYTSGTRRIMLRNARGPKQWWQLLLWLYRLHNLRKKLG, from the coding sequence ATGCCCCTTACAACGACATCCGACAACATTAAGCTCAGCGCGATTATCCCTCTGTATAACGCAGGGGAAATGTTCCGAAACTTTATGGATTCGCTCGTCGCCCAGACGCTGACAAACTTCGAGATCATTATCGTCAATGATGGTTCGACAGACGGTTCCGAGTGCGTTGCGCAAGAATATGCTGAGAAATACCCGCATATTCGCGTCATTCATCAGGCTAACGGCGGCGTATCGCGTGCGCGTAATGCTGGCCTGGATATCGCCAAAGGTCAGTACGTCACTTTTCCGGATGCCGATGACATACTCTATCCGAACATGTACCAAACGCTGATTGAACTGTGTGAACAGGATGATCTGGATGTCGCACAATGCAATGGTGAACGTTATTTTGTCGGCTCAGAAAAAGTTAAACCCATCATCCCCACCGATCGTTTAACGTCGACTGCCGTGCTGGATGGCCCGCACTGGCTTAAAATGGCGCTGGCAACAAACCGTTATTTGCACGTAGTGTGGTTAGGTGTCTATCGTCTGGAACTTATTAAAAAGCATCATCTGTATTTTGAACCCGGCCTGCATCATCAGGATATTCCCTGGACAACCGAATTCATGTTCAACGCACGCCGCGTGAAATACACCCAAGAGGTGCTTTATCGCTATTACATTCATGGTCAGTCAATCAGTAATCAAAAAAGAACCGGAATGAAAAACGTTGAATATCAACGGCATTACCTGAAAATTGCCAAGATGCTTGATGAATTAAATAAGCGATATAAAGACCGGGTAAAAATCTATGCGGAGTTTCCGAGACAGGTCACCCGGGAAGCCCTGACGGTTTGTCATTCTGTTCGCCGCGAGCCTGTTCAGGCCGCTCAGAAAGCCATGATCGACGATATTTACACCTCCGGCACACGCAGGATAATGCTGCGTAACGCACGCGGACCGAAACAATGGTGGCAACTGTTACTGTGGCTGTATCGTCTCCATAACCTGCGTAAAAAACTCGGTTAA
- the rfaQ gene encoding putative lipopolysaccharide heptosyltransferase III — MPNSEAKYAAFRPQRILLVKLRHHGDMVLTTPVINRLREHYPDAEIDVLLYKETRPILSEHPALSHIHVIDRTWKKQGVRYQLQQEYQLLKAVRDRHYDLVINLADQWRSALISRFSGAKVRLGFDYKKRRSAFWRAGHTQLVTTENHSILHTVEQNMSILSPLGISTDNALTSMHYSESDKSFCQQLLLKNQVSGEYIVIQPTSRWTFKCWDDDKFANVIDGLAETGLTIVMTSGPDKKELDMVSKIQDLTHNPQVISVAGQLSLTQLAAMIDGAKLFIGVDSAPMHMAAALNTPCVALFGPTKMQHWRPWGKNNTTLWAGDYAPLPAPDSIDTKTQQRYLHAIPVSDVIDAARSYLHD; from the coding sequence ATGCCTAATTCAGAAGCCAAATACGCAGCGTTCAGACCCCAAAGAATTCTTCTGGTGAAACTCCGTCATCATGGAGATATGGTGCTGACCACGCCGGTGATAAACAGGCTACGCGAGCATTACCCCGATGCTGAAATTGATGTGCTTCTGTATAAAGAAACTCGCCCTATTCTCAGTGAACATCCAGCGCTATCTCATATCCATGTCATTGACAGAACATGGAAAAAACAAGGTGTCCGCTATCAGTTACAACAGGAATATCAGTTACTCAAAGCTGTTCGCGACCGACATTATGATCTGGTGATTAATCTTGCCGATCAATGGCGCAGTGCTTTGATTTCCCGATTTAGTGGCGCGAAAGTTCGTTTAGGATTCGACTATAAAAAACGACGTTCTGCTTTCTGGCGGGCAGGTCATACGCAGTTAGTGACGACCGAAAATCACAGCATTTTGCATACTGTCGAACAGAATATGTCGATTTTGTCACCGCTTGGTATTTCCACCGACAACGCTCTGACATCAATGCATTATTCAGAAAGTGACAAGTCATTTTGTCAGCAATTACTTCTGAAAAATCAGGTGTCCGGCGAATATATTGTGATTCAGCCAACGTCCCGCTGGACGTTCAAATGCTGGGATGATGACAAATTCGCCAATGTGATTGATGGACTTGCTGAAACCGGCCTGACGATCGTGATGACCTCCGGCCCGGATAAGAAAGAGCTGGATATGGTGAGCAAAATCCAGGATCTCACGCACAATCCGCAGGTGATCTCTGTCGCCGGTCAGTTATCACTGACCCAGCTGGCTGCAATGATTGACGGTGCAAAACTCTTTATTGGGGTGGATTCTGCGCCGATGCATATGGCCGCCGCGCTTAATACGCCTTGCGTCGCCTTATTCGGCCCGACGAAAATGCAACACTGGCGTCCATGGGGCAAAAATAATACCACTCTCTGGGCGGGGGACTACGCGCCGCTACCCGCACCCGATTCGATCGATACAAAAACTCAACAACGTTATCTGCATGCAATCCCTGTCAGTGATGTGATTGATGCAGCCAGGAGTTATCTGCATGACTAA
- a CDS encoding glycosyltransferase family 4 protein: MTNAASGKNIRLAIVRQKYRPDGGAERFISRALEALDDQNIDLNIITRQWEGKPNPQWKIHLCNPAKYGRVSREKGFAAAAQQCWKQEHFDIVQSHERIPGCDIFRAGDGAHRVWLEQRARVISPLQRFLTKISPYHRYVLQAEEEMFHSPALKKIICNSEMVKRDIIRCYGVDESRFEVIYNAIDSQKFVPATDAQRLAAREMLSIPAQAVALIYVGSGFERKGLKPAIEAIACGDRYLIVVGQDKDQKKYESLAKQSGCADRVRFVGVQNNVLPYYHAADGMILPTLYDPFPNVILEAMACGLPVITSETCGGAEFILQGREGFVCDALDVIRLSEYVNKIPSRQENDQMGNAARERILPYSPKNLSKQLVTLYHSLLV, encoded by the coding sequence ATGACTAATGCCGCCAGTGGGAAAAACATCCGTTTAGCGATTGTCAGACAAAAATATCGCCCGGATGGCGGCGCGGAACGTTTTATTTCCCGCGCCCTGGAGGCACTGGATGACCAAAATATTGATCTGAATATTATTACCCGCCAGTGGGAAGGCAAGCCAAATCCGCAATGGAAAATTCACCTGTGTAATCCGGCAAAGTATGGCCGTGTTTCACGTGAGAAGGGTTTTGCCGCTGCTGCGCAACAATGTTGGAAACAGGAACATTTCGACATAGTGCAAAGCCACGAACGTATTCCGGGTTGCGACATTTTCCGGGCCGGCGATGGTGCACATCGTGTCTGGCTGGAACAACGGGCGCGTGTCATTTCCCCTCTTCAGCGTTTTCTTACAAAAATCAGCCCCTACCACCGCTATGTCCTGCAAGCCGAAGAAGAGATGTTCCACTCCCCGGCATTGAAAAAAATCATCTGCAATTCTGAGATGGTAAAACGCGACATCATCCGCTGTTACGGAGTTGATGAGAGCCGTTTTGAAGTGATCTATAACGCCATTGATTCCCAAAAATTCGTACCGGCGACAGATGCACAGCGCCTCGCTGCGCGTGAAATGCTTTCAATTCCTGCGCAGGCCGTGGCACTGATTTACGTAGGTTCAGGTTTTGAACGCAAAGGGCTGAAGCCTGCCATTGAAGCGATCGCTTGTGGCGATCGCTACCTCATTGTCGTCGGACAAGATAAAGACCAGAAGAAGTATGAATCTCTGGCGAAGCAATCAGGGTGCGCTGACCGGGTCCGCTTTGTCGGGGTACAAAACAATGTACTCCCTTATTACCATGCGGCCGATGGCATGATTCTGCCGACATTATACGACCCGTTCCCGAACGTGATTCTTGAAGCCATGGCCTGCGGATTGCCCGTTATCACCAGCGAAACCTGTGGTGGCGCAGAGTTTATTCTGCAGGGGCGCGAAGGCTTCGTTTGCGATGCGCTGGATGTGATAAGACTTAGCGAATACGTTAATAAAATTCCTTCCCGTCAGGAAAATGACCAGATGGGAAATGCGGCAAGAGAGCGGATTTTACCTTACAGCCCTAAAAACCTTTCAAAACAGTTGGTTACACTTTATCACTCATTACTGGTCTGA
- the waaA gene encoding lipid IV(A) 3-deoxy-D-manno-octulosonic acid transferase gives MNIFYNIIIYLIQPLIWIRLLLRSRKSPAYRKRWAERYGFCKGKVVSGGIMLHSVSVGETLAAIPLVRALRHRYPSLPITVTTMTPTGSERVQSAFGKGVHHVYLPYDLAGSVNRFLDEVNPKLVIIMETELWPNLISALHRRKIPLVIANARLSARSAKGYQKLGKFIRTILQRITLIAAQNQEDGERFLSLGLKRNQLAVTGSLKFDISVTPELAAKAIALRSQWASRRQVWIATSTHEGEETLLLEAHKELLKAHPNLLLILVPRHPERFPVACELTRKAGLSFIQRSSGEVPSSATQVVIGDTMGELMLLYGIADLAFVGGSLVDRGGHNPLEAAAHAIPVLMGPHTFNFKDICAKLAQDDGLITVTDTASLVKEISTLLTDEDYRLYYGRHAVEVLHQNQGALQRLLHLLEPYLPIRSH, from the coding sequence ATGAATATTTTTTATAATATAATCATATATTTAATTCAGCCATTGATTTGGATCCGTTTACTTTTGCGCAGCCGCAAGTCGCCCGCCTATCGTAAACGCTGGGCTGAACGTTATGGCTTCTGCAAAGGAAAGGTTGTCTCCGGCGGCATTATGCTGCATTCCGTTTCCGTTGGAGAAACGCTGGCAGCGATCCCTTTAGTCCGCGCATTACGTCATCGTTATCCTTCCTTGCCAATTACCGTCACCACCATGACACCGACAGGCTCAGAGCGTGTTCAGTCCGCTTTTGGCAAGGGTGTGCACCACGTCTATCTGCCTTATGATCTGGCCGGATCCGTAAATCGTTTCCTGGATGAGGTTAACCCCAAGCTGGTAATCATTATGGAAACCGAGCTTTGGCCGAACCTTATCAGTGCATTGCATCGTCGCAAAATTCCACTGGTTATCGCCAATGCCCGTCTTTCTGCCCGTTCAGCGAAGGGATACCAGAAGCTAGGCAAATTCATTCGCACCATTTTGCAACGCATTACACTGATCGCCGCACAGAATCAGGAAGATGGTGAACGCTTCTTGTCTTTAGGACTCAAACGCAACCAGCTTGCGGTGACCGGTAGCCTGAAATTCGATATCTCGGTCACGCCGGAACTGGCGGCAAAAGCCATTGCACTGCGCAGCCAGTGGGCATCACGCCGTCAGGTGTGGATCGCTACCAGTACGCATGAAGGCGAAGAAACTTTACTGCTGGAGGCGCACAAAGAGCTGCTGAAAGCGCATCCGAACTTGCTGCTGATTCTGGTGCCGCGCCATCCTGAACGTTTCCCGGTAGCTTGTGAGCTGACGCGCAAAGCTGGCCTCTCTTTCATTCAGCGCAGCTCAGGGGAAGTCCCTTCTTCGGCCACTCAGGTCGTGATCGGCGATACGATGGGCGAATTAATGTTGCTGTATGGCATTGCTGACCTGGCGTTTGTTGGCGGCAGTCTGGTCGATCGCGGAGGCCATAATCCCCTGGAAGCGGCAGCCCACGCAATTCCGGTGCTGATGGGACCCCATACCTTCAATTTCAAAGACATCTGCGCCAAGCTCGCTCAGGACGACGGTCTGATCACGGTCACTGATACTGCATCGCTGGTGAAAGAAATTTCTACACTGTTGACCGATGAAGACTACCGTTTGTATTACGGTCGCCACGCCGTTGAAGTTCTGCATCAAAATCAGGGGGCGTTACAGCGCCTGCTGCATTTACTGGAGCCTTATCTGCCCATCCGGAGTCATTAA
- a CDS encoding glycosyltransferase family 2 protein, translated as MADKKRLSVVLIARNEADLLPECLKSVDWADEIILLDSGSNDATQDVARHFGAKVFQNTEWPGFGKQRQLAQSHATGDYILMIDADERVTPELRQSIETVLNCPQENTVYSLGRSNLFLGKFMRHSGWYPDRVNRLYPATFCYNDDLVHESLNTGNATVVALQGDLLHLTCRDLFAFQRKQLSYAQAWAEQRHQQGRRCSFSSILSHTLGAFVKTWILRAGFMDGKQGLILAGVNAQYTFNKYAALWALSHQLQK; from the coding sequence ATGGCTGATAAAAAACGTTTATCCGTCGTGCTGATTGCCCGTAATGAGGCGGATTTATTGCCGGAATGCCTTAAGTCAGTAGACTGGGCAGATGAAATAATTCTGCTCGATTCCGGCAGCAACGATGCGACGCAGGATGTTGCCCGCCACTTCGGCGCTAAAGTATTCCAGAACACAGAGTGGCCGGGTTTTGGCAAACAGCGCCAGCTGGCGCAAAGTCATGCCACCGGTGACTACATTTTGATGATCGATGCCGACGAGCGTGTCACCCCTGAATTACGCCAGTCGATTGAAACCGTGCTGAATTGCCCGCAGGAAAATACCGTTTATAGCCTCGGACGCAGTAATCTGTTCCTCGGAAAATTCATGCGCCACAGCGGCTGGTATCCTGATCGGGTCAACCGCCTGTACCCTGCTACATTCTGCTACAACGACGATCTGGTGCATGAATCACTGAACACAGGCAATGCGACTGTCGTTGCTTTGCAAGGTGACCTGCTGCATCTCACCTGTCGCGACCTTTTCGCTTTCCAGCGTAAACAACTCAGCTATGCGCAGGCGTGGGCAGAGCAACGCCATCAGCAAGGCCGCCGTTGCAGTTTTTCCTCAATTCTTTCGCATACGCTGGGCGCATTCGTCAAAACCTGGATCCTGCGGGCCGGTTTTATGGATGGAAAGCAGGGGTTGATCCTGGCAGGCGTCAATGCACAATATACGTTCAATAAATATGCCGCCCTGTGGGCACTCAGCCACCAACTGCAAAAGTGA
- the coaD gene encoding pantetheine-phosphate adenylyltransferase, with the protein MSTKAIYPGTFDPMTNGHLDIVTRAALMFDQVILAIAASPSKKPMFSLDERVALATQVTSHLDNVEVIGFSDLMANFAKNQGANVLVRGLRAVSDFEYEMQLANMNRHLLPTLESVFMMPSKEWSFISSSLVKEVARHGGDITPFLPQIITQALMEKISA; encoded by the coding sequence ATGAGCACTAAGGCAATTTATCCCGGCACTTTCGACCCGATGACCAACGGGCATCTCGATATCGTCACCCGTGCGGCGCTGATGTTCGACCAGGTCATTCTTGCGATTGCGGCCAGCCCGAGCAAAAAACCGATGTTTTCGCTGGATGAACGCGTGGCGCTGGCGACCCAGGTCACATCCCATCTGGATAATGTTGAAGTCATTGGTTTCAGCGATTTGATGGCGAATTTCGCCAAAAATCAGGGCGCAAACGTGCTGGTACGGGGATTACGTGCGGTGTCTGATTTTGAATATGAGATGCAACTGGCAAACATGAACCGACATTTGCTGCCAACGCTGGAAAGCGTGTTCATGATGCCCTCAAAAGAATGGTCGTTTATTTCTTCTTCGCTGGTCAAAGAAGTCGCCCGCCACGGTGGGGATATCACGCCTTTCCTGCCGCAAATCATTACTCAGGCACTGATGGAAAAAATCAGCGCCTGA
- the mutM gene encoding bifunctional DNA-formamidopyrimidine glycosylase/DNA-(apurinic or apyrimidinic site) lyase, with amino-acid sequence MPELPEVETSRRGIEPYLKGHTILHAIVRNPRLRWPVSAEILALSDQPVLSVQRRAKYLLVELRTGWIIIHLGMSGSLRVLPEETEAGKHDHVDLVMDSGHVLRYTDPRRFGAWLWSSDLAASNVLAHLGPEPLSEDFNADYLFEKSRTKKSPIKPWLMDNKLVVGVGNIYASESLFVAGISPDRPAHSLKRDETELLVRTIKAVLLRSIEQGGTTLKDFLQSDGKPGYFAQELQVYGRTGEPCRACGTPIESKKHAQRTTFFCPRCQR; translated from the coding sequence ATGCCGGAATTACCTGAGGTTGAAACCAGCCGCAGAGGGATTGAACCCTATCTGAAAGGTCACACGATACTGCATGCCATTGTGCGTAATCCGCGCCTGCGCTGGCCTGTCTCGGCGGAGATCTTAGCGTTAAGCGATCAGCCGGTTCTGAGTGTGCAGCGTCGGGCAAAATATCTGCTGGTTGAGCTGCGAACCGGATGGATTATCATTCATCTGGGCATGTCCGGCAGTTTGCGGGTATTGCCGGAAGAAACTGAAGCAGGTAAGCATGACCACGTTGATCTGGTGATGGATAGCGGCCATGTGCTGCGTTATACCGATCCGCGACGTTTTGGTGCCTGGTTATGGTCTTCTGATCTGGCGGCCAGTAATGTCTTAGCCCATCTGGGGCCGGAACCGCTGAGCGAGGATTTCAACGCAGATTATCTGTTTGAGAAATCCCGTACGAAGAAATCGCCAATCAAACCCTGGCTGATGGATAACAAACTGGTGGTCGGCGTCGGGAATATCTATGCCAGCGAATCCCTGTTTGTTGCCGGTATTTCACCTGACAGACCTGCACATTCGCTCAAACGTGATGAGACGGAATTGCTGGTGAGAACCATCAAAGCGGTATTGCTGCGCTCTATTGAACAGGGCGGGACGACGCTGAAAGACTTTCTACAGTCAGATGGGAAGCCAGGATATTTTGCACAGGAACTGCAGGTATACGGCAGAACGGGCGAGCCTTGCCGCGCATGTGGTACGCCCATTGAGAGTAAGAAACACGCTCAGCGCACCACGTTTTTCTGCCCGCGCTGTCAGCGCTAA
- the rpmG gene encoding 50S ribosomal protein L33, which translates to MAKGVREKIKLVSSAGTGHFYTTTKNKRTKPEKLELKKFDPVVRQHVIYKEAKIK; encoded by the coding sequence ATGGCTAAAGGTGTTCGCGAGAAGATCAAGCTGGTTTCTTCTGCTGGTACTGGTCACTTCTATACCACCACGAAGAACAAGCGTACTAAGCCGGAAAAATTGGAACTGAAGAAATTCGATCCAGTTGTCCGTCAACACGTGATCTATAAAGAAGCTAAAATTAAATAA
- the rpmB gene encoding 50S ribosomal protein L28 yields MSRVCQVTGKRPVSGNNRSHAMNATKRRFLPNLHSHRFWVEAEKRFVTLRVSAKGMRVIDKKGIETVLADLRARGEKY; encoded by the coding sequence ATGTCCCGAGTCTGCCAAGTTACTGGCAAGCGCCCGGTGAGCGGTAACAACCGTTCCCACGCAATGAACGCGACCAAACGCCGTTTTCTGCCGAACCTGCACTCCCACCGTTTTTGGGTTGAGGCTGAGAAGCGCTTTGTAACTCTGCGTGTATCTGCTAAAGGTATGCGTGTTATTGATAAGAAGGGTATTGAGACGGTCTTGGCCGATCTGCGTGCCCGCGGTGAGAAGTATTAA